From a single Paraburkholderia edwinii genomic region:
- a CDS encoding HpcH/HpaI aldolase family protein: MQLAENRFKRAIAARKQQIGLWSSLAHHGSVELLAGSGFDWLVLDMEHAPNELHMVHGQLQAMLGSQTQPVVRPPWNDMVTIKRLLDVGVQTLLIPYVETEEDARNAVAYTRYPPDGVRGYASAPRASGFGRIPNYVKDAANELCVLVQVESRLGLENLERIAAVDGVDGVFIGPGDLSAALGHIGNLKHPEVVDAIEKTLARIVATGKPAGILASDETLARRCIELGCTFTAVGSDVGILTRGAEQLLAKYRTGG; the protein is encoded by the coding sequence ATGCAGCTTGCCGAGAATCGATTCAAACGCGCGATTGCCGCGCGAAAGCAGCAGATCGGCCTTTGGTCGAGTCTGGCCCATCATGGTTCGGTCGAGCTGCTCGCGGGCTCCGGCTTCGACTGGCTCGTGCTCGATATGGAGCACGCGCCGAACGAATTGCATATGGTGCATGGCCAGTTGCAAGCGATGCTCGGCTCGCAGACGCAACCTGTCGTGCGTCCGCCGTGGAACGATATGGTGACGATCAAGCGCCTGCTCGACGTCGGCGTGCAGACCTTGCTGATCCCTTACGTCGAAACCGAAGAAGATGCGCGCAACGCCGTCGCGTACACGCGCTATCCGCCCGACGGCGTGCGAGGCTATGCGTCGGCGCCGCGTGCATCGGGCTTCGGGCGCATACCGAACTACGTGAAGGACGCCGCGAACGAACTCTGCGTGCTCGTGCAGGTGGAAAGCCGGCTCGGTCTCGAGAACCTCGAACGCATTGCAGCCGTCGACGGTGTCGACGGCGTATTTATCGGCCCCGGCGATCTATCCGCGGCGCTTGGACATATCGGCAATCTCAAGCATCCGGAAGTGGTCGATGCAATCGAAAAGACGCTGGCGCGCATCGTGGCGACCGGCAAACCGGCCGGCATTCTGGCCAGCGACGAAACGCTCGCGCGGCGCTGCATCGAACTGGGCTGCACGTTCACGGCGGTCGGTTCCGATGTCGGCATTCTGACGCGCGGCGCGGAGCAGTTGCTGGCGAAGTACAGAACGGGCGGCTAA
- a CDS encoding TRAP transporter large permease, with the protein MELAILTGSFLVLLVLGVPVSFALGLACVVTYLHEGLPLATAIQSMVSGINAFSFLAVPFFILSGELMLHGGIADRILRFAQATVGHFRGGLGMANVVACTLFGGVSGSPTADTSAMGGVVIPLMKREGYSAAYAVNVTTHASLAGALMPTSTNMIIYALAAQGITGMVAGQSVSGVSIGDLLFSGLIPVLWVMGFVLFAAYWQAVRYGFPRRADGSTALQKFPGWMAVARTFIGALPGLMVIAIILFCVAKGIATATEAAAIAVTYSLVLTFVAYRTMTMKKLGIALARATRTTGVVLLLIGVSNMLRFQMAYLEIPETIQQLLEHATTIPWLMLLYINIIQVFLGTFVDMAAHILITTPLFLPMAMHFGVGPVQFGIMILLNCSLGLVHPPIGSVQFIGCAIGDVSIGETSKTAWPYYLAIFSAINIVTYFPSFSTWLPSLIAGHPVY; encoded by the coding sequence ATGGAACTTGCGATTCTCACCGGCAGTTTTCTCGTGCTCCTGGTTCTAGGGGTGCCTGTTTCGTTCGCGCTGGGCCTAGCCTGCGTGGTCACCTATCTGCACGAAGGCCTGCCGCTCGCGACCGCGATTCAATCGATGGTCTCGGGCATCAATGCATTCTCGTTTCTCGCGGTGCCGTTCTTCATTCTGTCGGGCGAGCTGATGCTGCACGGCGGGATCGCCGATCGCATCCTGCGTTTCGCCCAGGCGACGGTCGGGCACTTCCGCGGCGGCCTCGGCATGGCCAACGTCGTCGCGTGCACGCTGTTCGGCGGCGTCTCCGGATCGCCGACCGCCGATACCTCGGCGATGGGCGGCGTCGTGATTCCGTTGATGAAGCGCGAAGGCTATAGCGCCGCGTATGCAGTCAACGTGACGACGCATGCGTCGCTCGCGGGCGCGCTGATGCCGACCTCGACCAACATGATCATCTACGCGCTCGCGGCGCAGGGCATTACGGGCATGGTCGCGGGGCAGTCGGTGAGCGGTGTGTCGATCGGCGATCTGCTGTTTTCGGGCCTGATTCCGGTGCTGTGGGTGATGGGCTTCGTGCTGTTCGCCGCTTACTGGCAGGCCGTGCGTTACGGCTTCCCGCGCCGCGCGGACGGCTCGACCGCGCTGCAGAAATTCCCGGGCTGGATGGCCGTGGCGCGCACCTTTATCGGCGCGCTGCCGGGATTGATGGTGATCGCGATCATTCTGTTCTGCGTCGCGAAGGGGATTGCGACCGCCACCGAAGCGGCGGCGATTGCGGTGACGTATTCGCTGGTGCTGACCTTCGTCGCGTATCGCACGATGACGATGAAGAAGCTCGGCATCGCACTCGCGCGCGCCACGCGAACGACGGGCGTCGTGCTGCTGCTGATCGGCGTGTCGAACATGCTGCGTTTCCAGATGGCGTACCTCGAGATTCCGGAGACGATCCAGCAACTGCTCGAACACGCGACGACGATTCCCTGGCTGATGCTGCTGTATATCAACATCATTCAGGTGTTTCTCGGCACCTTCGTCGATATGGCCGCACATATTCTGATCACGACGCCGCTGTTCCTGCCGATGGCGATGCACTTCGGCGTCGGTCCCGTGCAGTTCGGCATCATGATTCTGCTCAACTGCTCGCTCGGGCTCGTGCATCCGCCGATCGGATCGGTGCAGTTTATCGGCTGCGCGATCGGCGATGTGTCGATCGGCGAGACGTCGAAGACGGCGTGGCCGTATTACCTCGCCATCTTTAGCGCGATCAATATCGTTACGTATTTCCCGTCATTCTCGACATGGCTGCCAAGTTTGATTGCGGGGCATCCGGTGTATTGA
- a CDS encoding TRAP transporter small permease — MKFVRCFNGIVARVMTVLASLCLAVLVVLVMYSVVMRYVFDNAQDYVEPIGLLLVLFIAFMGAALKLRDGGHIGLDSLVKAVPPKAQRALIAFQHLCLVAFAIAVCFGSWEMAMTTLDDQIPILNLPEAIRYLIPLAASVCIILFSIEHLLTLNERKQS; from the coding sequence ATGAAGTTCGTGAGGTGTTTCAACGGCATCGTTGCGCGTGTCATGACGGTGCTTGCGTCGCTTTGCCTGGCTGTGCTCGTCGTGCTCGTGATGTACAGCGTGGTGATGCGCTACGTGTTCGACAACGCGCAGGACTACGTCGAGCCGATCGGTCTGCTGCTCGTGCTGTTCATCGCATTTATGGGTGCGGCGCTGAAGCTGCGCGACGGCGGCCATATCGGCCTCGACTCGCTCGTGAAGGCGGTGCCCCCGAAAGCGCAGCGCGCGCTGATCGCGTTCCAGCATCTGTGTCTTGTCGCGTTTGCGATTGCCGTCTGCTTCGGCTCGTGGGAGATGGCGATGACCACGCTCGACGACCAGATCCCGATTCTGAACCTGCCCGAAGCGATCCGTTATCTGATTCCGCTGGCGGCCAGCGTCTGCATCATTCTTTTCTCCATCGAACACCTGCTGACGCTTAACGAGCGCAAGCAGAGCTGA
- a CDS encoding TRAP transporter substrate-binding protein, which produces MKQKLVLSGLTALVAASMLTFAGTAEARTFRVADVHSDTFPTVMALKFMGEEISKDTNGKDTVKVFGNSALGSENDTIQQVRIGAIDMVRANGSAFNDIVPESMIPSLPFLFRDMDHFHKAMYGAPGKKILDAFAAKGMIALTFYESGARSIYATKPVLTPADMKGVKVRVQPSNLMVDEIKAMGGTPTPMPFAEVYTGLKTGLVDAAENNIPSYVETKHYEVAKVFSETEHSMTPEVLVFSKKIWDTLTPQEQAAIRKAADDSVPYYEKLWSAKEAEGLQAVEKAGVTVVPATKVDRAAFQKAMQPVWAKYETTPEMKQIVNQIEAIK; this is translated from the coding sequence ATGAAACAGAAGCTCGTCCTGTCCGGCCTGACGGCCCTGGTCGCGGCCTCGATGCTGACCTTCGCCGGCACGGCCGAGGCGCGCACGTTCCGCGTCGCCGACGTCCACAGCGACACGTTCCCGACCGTGATGGCGCTCAAGTTCATGGGCGAAGAAATCAGCAAGGACACGAACGGCAAGGACACCGTGAAGGTGTTCGGCAATAGCGCGCTCGGTTCGGAAAACGACACCATCCAGCAGGTGCGCATCGGCGCGATCGACATGGTGCGTGCCAACGGTTCCGCGTTCAACGACATCGTGCCCGAGTCGATGATCCCGTCGCTGCCGTTCCTGTTCCGCGACATGGATCATTTCCACAAGGCGATGTACGGCGCGCCGGGCAAAAAGATTCTCGACGCGTTCGCGGCGAAGGGCATGATCGCGCTGACCTTCTACGAAAGCGGCGCGCGTTCGATCTATGCGACCAAGCCGGTGCTGACGCCGGCTGACATGAAGGGCGTCAAGGTGCGCGTGCAGCCGTCGAACCTGATGGTCGACGAGATCAAGGCGATGGGCGGCACGCCGACGCCGATGCCGTTCGCCGAAGTCTATACGGGCCTGAAGACGGGCCTCGTCGATGCGGCCGAGAACAACATTCCGTCGTACGTCGAGACCAAGCACTATGAAGTGGCGAAGGTGTTCTCGGAAACGGAACACTCGATGACGCCGGAAGTGCTGGTGTTCTCGAAGAAGATCTGGGACACGCTGACCCCGCAGGAGCAGGCCGCGATCCGCAAGGCGGCGGACGACTCGGTGCCTTACTACGAGAAGCTGTGGTCGGCGAAGGAAGCCGAAGGTCTGCAAGCCGTCGAAAAGGCCGGCGTGACCGTGGTGCCCGCAACCAAGGTCGACCGCGCGGCATTCCAGAAGGCGATGCAGCCGGTCTGGGCGAAGTACGAGACGACGCCGGAAATGAAGCAGATCGTCAACCAGATCGAAGCGATCAAGTAG
- a CDS encoding porin, with protein sequence MRHYKEARIALTGVAAMLASTGVFAQSSVTLYGVVDTGLAYLSNQAPSTGATSGGKSVVKMVEGVWGGERFGLKGAEDLGGGYKAIFQLEEGYNALNGQQSKTGLMFSRASWVGVSNQKYGALTLGRQYTPYYNMLAQYGPTPWLTGAFGAHPGDLDALDTDFRVNNAVVYTSPSYYGFKFAGMYALGGVAGAFNQGSSWSVGAQYLMGPAGVGVGFARFNNGTVNGGAWGSNSTAYSGTGEQGVSSVTNGYQNAAAQQRFGVTGGYQFSNQWDVSASYTNVQYIPGTASGFSTEAIFNTAGAVLHYHPADPWDLAAGYSYTWASKANGIQDAATYSQFNLTQLYSLSKRTRIYLLEAYQRANGQTLNNGRVIAATANIAEQSAAATRSQFGVTLGINHQF encoded by the coding sequence ATGAGACATTACAAGGAAGCTCGAATCGCACTCACCGGCGTCGCGGCGATGTTGGCCTCGACCGGTGTGTTCGCACAGAGCAGCGTGACCCTCTACGGCGTGGTGGATACGGGTCTCGCATACCTGAGCAATCAGGCGCCGTCGACCGGCGCGACCTCGGGCGGCAAGTCGGTGGTCAAGATGGTCGAAGGCGTATGGGGCGGCGAGCGCTTCGGCCTCAAAGGCGCGGAAGACCTCGGCGGCGGCTACAAGGCGATCTTCCAGCTCGAAGAAGGCTATAACGCCCTTAACGGCCAGCAGTCGAAGACCGGCCTGATGTTCAGCCGCGCATCGTGGGTCGGCGTGTCGAACCAGAAGTACGGCGCGCTGACGCTCGGCCGCCAGTACACGCCGTACTACAACATGCTCGCGCAGTACGGCCCGACGCCGTGGCTCACCGGCGCATTCGGCGCGCACCCGGGCGACCTCGACGCACTCGATACCGACTTCCGCGTGAACAACGCGGTGGTCTATACCTCGCCTTCGTATTACGGCTTCAAGTTCGCCGGCATGTATGCGCTGGGCGGCGTGGCCGGCGCGTTCAACCAGGGTTCGTCGTGGAGCGTCGGCGCACAGTACCTGATGGGGCCGGCCGGCGTCGGCGTCGGCTTTGCGCGCTTCAACAATGGCACGGTGAACGGCGGCGCGTGGGGCTCGAACTCCACGGCCTACTCGGGCACCGGCGAGCAGGGCGTGAGCTCGGTCACGAACGGCTACCAGAATGCGGCCGCGCAGCAGCGCTTCGGCGTGACGGGCGGCTACCAGTTCAGCAACCAGTGGGACGTGTCGGCCTCGTACACGAACGTGCAATACATCCCGGGCACCGCATCGGGCTTCTCGACCGAGGCGATCTTCAACACGGCCGGCGCTGTGCTGCACTATCACCCGGCCGACCCGTGGGATCTCGCCGCCGGCTACAGCTATACGTGGGCGTCGAAGGCGAACGGCATTCAGGATGCCGCGACCTATAGCCAGTTCAACCTGACGCAGCTCTACAGCCTGTCGAAGCGCACGCGCATCTATCTGCTCGAAGCGTATCAGCGCGCGAACGGCCAGACGCTGAACAACGGCCGGGTCATCGCGGCGACCGCCAATATCGCGGAGCAATCGGCCGCGGCCACGCGCAGCCAGTTCGGCGTGACGCTCGGTATCAACCACCAGTTCTGA
- the araD gene encoding L-arabinonate dehydratase, whose amino-acid sequence MSIKKKTPEELRSHRWYGVNDLRSFGHRSRTAQMGYGREEYAGKPVIAILNTWSEINPCHTHFKQRVEEVKRGIWQAGGFPIELPVQTLSEPFQKPTTMLYRNFLAMEVEETLRSYPADGVVLMGGCDKTTPALLMGAISMDLPAIFLPAGPMLNGNWNGRTLGSGSDTWKYWADLRAGKITEDDWRGVEGGIARSPGHCMTMGTASTMTSAAEALGFTLPGFASIPAPDSRHAVFAAKTGMRIVDMVWEDLKPSDILTARSVDNAVTTCLALSGSTNAIVHMIALARRAGIELTLDRYDDVARRTPVLANVRPTGQYLMEDFYYAGGLRAMLKELGDLIDGTQRTVNGRTLGENIGDAEIFNDAVIRRRATPLMPDTGLAVLRGNLAPDGAVIKPGAADPKLHVHTGRAVVFKDYNDMAARIDSETLDIDETCVIVLQHAGPVGAPGMPEWGQLPIPQKLLKQGVRDMLRISDARMSGTSYGACVLHVAPESFIGGPLALVRDGDLIELDVPQRKLNVLISDEELASRKAQWVAPAPRFTRGYGAMHQIHVMQADKGCDFDFLQRNGAEATAGATAGATATKGGGEPEIH is encoded by the coding sequence GTGAGCATCAAGAAGAAGACGCCCGAAGAACTGCGCAGCCACCGCTGGTACGGCGTGAACGACCTGCGTTCGTTTGGTCATCGCTCGCGTACCGCGCAGATGGGCTACGGCCGCGAAGAATACGCGGGCAAGCCGGTGATCGCGATCCTCAATACGTGGAGCGAGATCAATCCGTGCCACACGCACTTCAAGCAGCGCGTCGAGGAAGTGAAGCGCGGCATCTGGCAGGCCGGCGGCTTTCCGATCGAACTGCCGGTGCAGACGCTTTCCGAGCCGTTCCAGAAGCCGACCACGATGCTCTATCGCAACTTCCTCGCGATGGAAGTCGAGGAAACGCTGCGCTCGTATCCGGCCGACGGCGTCGTCCTGATGGGCGGCTGCGACAAGACCACGCCCGCCTTGCTGATGGGCGCGATCTCGATGGACCTGCCGGCCATCTTTCTGCCGGCGGGCCCGATGCTGAACGGCAACTGGAACGGCCGCACGCTCGGCTCCGGTTCGGACACGTGGAAGTACTGGGCCGATCTGCGCGCCGGCAAGATCACTGAAGACGACTGGCGCGGCGTGGAAGGCGGCATCGCACGCTCGCCTGGTCACTGCATGACGATGGGCACGGCTTCGACGATGACGAGTGCGGCCGAAGCGCTCGGCTTCACGTTGCCCGGTTTCGCCTCGATTCCCGCGCCCGATTCGCGCCACGCGGTATTCGCCGCGAAAACCGGCATGCGCATCGTCGACATGGTGTGGGAAGACCTGAAGCCGTCGGACATTCTGACGGCGCGCTCGGTCGATAACGCCGTGACGACGTGCCTCGCACTATCGGGTTCGACGAACGCGATCGTGCATATGATCGCGCTCGCGCGGCGCGCCGGCATCGAGCTCACGCTCGATCGCTACGACGACGTCGCGCGCCGCACGCCGGTGCTCGCGAACGTGCGTCCGACCGGTCAGTACCTGATGGAAGACTTCTACTACGCGGGCGGCTTGCGCGCGATGCTGAAGGAACTGGGCGACCTGATCGACGGCACGCAACGCACGGTCAACGGCAGGACGCTCGGCGAAAACATCGGCGACGCGGAAATTTTCAATGACGCAGTGATCCGCCGCCGCGCGACGCCGCTGATGCCGGACACCGGTCTCGCCGTGCTGCGCGGCAATCTCGCGCCCGACGGCGCGGTGATCAAGCCCGGCGCCGCCGATCCGAAGCTGCACGTGCATACGGGCCGCGCCGTCGTGTTCAAGGACTACAACGACATGGCCGCGCGCATCGATAGCGAAACGCTCGATATCGACGAGACCTGCGTGATCGTGCTGCAGCACGCGGGTCCGGTCGGCGCGCCCGGCATGCCCGAGTGGGGCCAGTTGCCGATTCCGCAAAAGCTCCTGAAGCAGGGCGTGCGCGACATGCTGCGCATTTCCGATGCGCGCATGAGCGGCACGAGCTATGGCGCATGCGTGCTGCACGTGGCGCCCGAGTCGTTTATCGGCGGCCCGCTCGCGCTCGTGCGCGACGGCGATCTGATCGAACTCGACGTGCCGCAACGCAAGCTCAACGTCCTGATCAGCGACGAGGAACTCGCGAGCCGCAAGGCGCAGTGGGTCGCACCCGCGCCGCGTTTCACGCGCGGCTACGGCGCGATGCACCAGATTCACGTGATGCAGGCGGACAAGGGCTGCGATTTCGACTTCCTGCAGCGCAACGGCGCGGAAGCCACGGCAGGCGCAACGGCAGGCGCAACGGCAACGAAGGGTGGCGGCGAGCCGGAGATTCACTGA
- a CDS encoding dihydrodipicolinate synthase family protein: MNVSPIPASEFASTVMAVPPLARHADLSLDVAENQRLIRHIEAGGMRTLLYGGNANFYHVAVSEYRELLDMLADQTAPTTRVIPAIGPDFGKMLDQARILAQTKYQTAMVLPLTGFTTPEGVEAGLKRVVDTAGIPLTLYIKSENYVDVDTLARLVDSGTLIAVKYAIVRENPADDPYLRRLLQSVNPARVVSGMGERPALTHVRDFGLAAWTTGSGCIAPHTVSTLLKIARDPSRAAEAQRLYDACMPLETLRDQWSLICVLHDAVTMTGVADMGTILPLLSSTNKQHHAEIAAAANALLAFEREFAAQA, translated from the coding sequence ATGAACGTATCCCCGATTCCCGCAAGCGAATTCGCGTCGACCGTGATGGCGGTGCCGCCGCTCGCACGCCACGCGGACCTGTCGCTCGACGTCGCTGAAAACCAGCGTCTGATTCGCCATATCGAAGCGGGCGGCATGCGCACGCTGCTGTACGGCGGCAACGCGAACTTCTATCACGTCGCGGTCAGCGAATACCGCGAGTTGCTTGACATGCTGGCTGACCAGACCGCGCCGACCACGCGCGTGATTCCGGCGATCGGCCCTGACTTCGGCAAGATGCTCGACCAGGCGCGCATCCTCGCGCAGACGAAATATCAGACCGCGATGGTGCTGCCGCTGACGGGCTTCACGACGCCCGAAGGCGTCGAAGCCGGACTCAAGCGCGTGGTCGATACGGCCGGCATTCCGCTCACGCTCTATATCAAGAGCGAAAACTACGTGGACGTCGATACGCTCGCGCGTCTTGTCGACAGCGGCACGCTGATCGCCGTGAAGTACGCGATCGTGCGCGAGAACCCGGCTGACGATCCGTATCTGCGCCGCCTGTTGCAAAGCGTGAATCCCGCGCGCGTCGTGTCGGGCATGGGCGAGCGTCCGGCGCTCACACACGTGCGCGATTTCGGCCTCGCCGCATGGACGACGGGCTCGGGCTGTATCGCGCCGCATACGGTCTCGACGCTGCTGAAAATCGCGCGCGATCCGTCGCGCGCGGCCGAAGCGCAACGCCTTTACGACGCGTGCATGCCGCTCGAAACGCTGCGCGACCAGTGGTCGCTGATCTGCGTGCTGCACGACGCGGTGACGATGACCGGCGTCGCCGATATGGGCACGATCCTGCCGCTGCTTTCCAGCACGAACAAACAGCATCACGCCGAGATCGCCGCGGCCGCGAACGCGCTGCTCGCCTTCGAGCGCGAGTTTGCCGCGCAGGCTTAA
- a CDS encoding FadR/GntR family transcriptional regulator — MNERKPPGMPGRIYSDILNRIIEGEYREGDRLPTEHALAERFETSRPTVREALAQLRADGIIATRHGSGTTVRRRPDPDLRRFAPLESLSDIRRCYEFRVVTESGGAALAALKADDADIDAIQRQWDTLQQVIETEGIGAKDDFAFHLAVARASKNQFFITSLSFIHEQVEFSMNLSRNLSLVKSIERQQLVQQEHLAVLEAIRRRDASGAEQAMRAHLENAMVRMFGA, encoded by the coding sequence ATGAATGAACGCAAGCCGCCCGGTATGCCGGGCAGGATCTATAGCGATATCCTGAATCGCATCATCGAGGGCGAATACCGGGAAGGAGACAGGCTGCCGACCGAGCATGCGCTGGCCGAGCGCTTTGAAACCTCGCGCCCGACCGTGCGCGAGGCGCTCGCGCAATTGCGCGCGGACGGCATCATCGCGACGCGGCACGGCTCGGGCACGACGGTCCGGCGCCGGCCCGATCCGGACCTGCGCCGCTTCGCGCCGCTCGAGAGCTTGTCCGACATCCGGCGCTGCTACGAATTTCGCGTCGTCACCGAATCGGGCGGCGCGGCGCTCGCCGCGCTCAAGGCCGACGATGCCGATATCGACGCGATCCAGCGCCAGTGGGACACGCTGCAGCAGGTGATCGAAACCGAAGGCATCGGCGCGAAGGACGATTTCGCGTTCCATCTGGCGGTTGCGCGCGCATCGAAAAACCAGTTCTTTATCACGTCGTTGTCGTTCATACACGAGCAGGTCGAATTCAGCATGAACCTGTCGCGCAACCTGTCGCTCGTGAAGTCGATCGAGCGGCAGCAACTCGTGCAGCAGGAACATCTCGCGGTGCTCGAGGCGATCCGGCGCCGCGATGCGAGCGGCGCGGAACAGGCGATGCGCGCGCATCTCGAGAACGCGATGGTGCGCATGTTCGGCGCGTGA
- a CDS encoding S53 family peptidase, with translation MARHVVEGSERQPVEGSRRLHATDPHEEIEVKLKLRRKNDAAYQDLIHKLEQGEAFAAMDRKTFASKFGTSSEDCKKVHAFAAAHGLKVVREAPQSHLMVLTGTVAHFQKAFDVKLDVYTHPKYGRYRGRTGPVHVPDELEGIVTAVLGLDNRPQARPHFHVRDEKDATGDEPQPIAFNPLQLASHYKFPRGDGRGQCIGILELGGGYREKDLQAYFSLLGVPMPEVVAVSVGGATNDPDHDPQGADVEVALDIEVCGAVAPAAKIAVYFAKNTDADFIEALTTAIHDDVNQPSVISISWGEAEAGSTHQFTTRFNEALQMAALLGITVFASAGDAGSHDAGPDKPDTVDFPASSPFALACGGTRIDEHDDGAEAEVVWNDGAKGGATGGGISTRFERPVWQDGLSVSRTKGDAIALTHRGVPDVAGDASPASGYFVIVGGRVGVVGGTSAVAPLWAGLVARINGIKGAPLGFVTPRLYRQAGVCKDIRHGNNGGFASGKGWDACTGIGVPNGDAIARAL, from the coding sequence ATGGCCAGGCACGTCGTTGAAGGAAGCGAGCGTCAACCGGTAGAAGGTTCGAGACGTCTTCACGCCACGGACCCACACGAAGAAATCGAAGTCAAACTGAAGCTGCGAAGAAAAAATGACGCGGCGTATCAGGACTTGATTCACAAGCTCGAACAAGGCGAAGCCTTCGCGGCAATGGACCGGAAAACCTTTGCGAGCAAGTTCGGCACGTCGTCCGAAGACTGCAAGAAGGTGCATGCGTTCGCCGCCGCGCACGGCCTCAAGGTGGTTCGCGAAGCGCCGCAATCGCATCTGATGGTGCTCACCGGCACCGTCGCGCACTTTCAGAAGGCCTTCGACGTCAAGCTCGACGTCTACACGCATCCGAAATACGGCAGATATCGCGGGCGCACCGGTCCCGTGCATGTTCCCGACGAACTCGAAGGCATCGTGACGGCTGTGCTCGGTCTCGACAATCGTCCGCAGGCACGCCCTCACTTTCATGTGCGGGACGAGAAAGACGCGACGGGCGACGAGCCGCAGCCGATTGCATTCAACCCGTTGCAGCTCGCCTCTCACTACAAGTTTCCGCGCGGCGACGGCCGCGGGCAATGCATCGGCATTCTTGAACTGGGCGGCGGCTATCGCGAGAAGGACCTGCAGGCGTATTTCAGCCTGCTCGGCGTGCCGATGCCCGAAGTCGTAGCGGTCAGCGTCGGCGGCGCAACGAACGATCCGGACCATGACCCGCAAGGCGCCGACGTCGAAGTCGCGCTCGATATCGAGGTATGCGGCGCAGTCGCGCCCGCCGCGAAAATCGCGGTGTATTTCGCCAAAAACACCGATGCCGACTTTATCGAGGCGCTGACCACGGCGATCCACGACGACGTCAACCAGCCGAGCGTCATCTCCATTAGCTGGGGCGAAGCCGAAGCCGGCTCGACGCATCAGTTCACGACGCGCTTCAACGAGGCGCTGCAGATGGCCGCGTTGCTCGGCATCACGGTATTCGCCTCGGCTGGCGACGCCGGCTCGCACGATGCGGGACCCGACAAGCCCGACACGGTCGACTTTCCCGCATCGAGCCCGTTCGCGCTTGCCTGCGGCGGCACACGCATCGACGAACACGACGACGGCGCCGAAGCCGAGGTGGTGTGGAACGACGGCGCCAAGGGCGGCGCAACAGGCGGCGGCATCAGCACGCGCTTCGAGCGGCCCGTGTGGCAGGACGGGCTGTCCGTGTCCCGCACGAAGGGCGACGCGATCGCGCTAACCCATCGCGGCGTGCCCGATGTGGCCGGCGACGCATCGCCCGCTTCGGGCTACTTCGTCATCGTGGGCGGCCGCGTCGGTGTAGTCGGCGGCACGAGTGCGGTTGCGCCGCTCTGGGCAGGCCTCGTTGCGCGCATCAATGGCATCAAGGGCGCGCCGCTCGGCTTCGTCACGCCGCGGCTCTATCGGCAGGCGGGCGTCTGCAAGGACATCCGTCACGGCAATAACGGCGGCTTCGCGAGCGGCAAGGGCTGGGACGCGTGCACGGGTATCGGCGTGCCGAATGGCGATGCCATTGCGCGAGCGCTATAG
- a CDS encoding DUF2950 domain-containing protein yields MSGMQGACAQAVYPTPEAAAQALVDALAGGGHAAIEHVLGRDYQRLIPAQDTGEGDVYDFLGAWSRGHQIVMDPEPGASGKSGGSGKSGARRQTAHLAVGTSGWTLPIPLLKTAHGWRFDPAAARSEIAIRRVGRNERAAMSTSLAYLGAQNDYRNLTGHYAQRLLSEPGQRDGLYWPAQPGGPQSPLGPLVAAMQQSTSAISANGYYGYHYRILTRQGSHAKGGAENYVQDGVMKKGCALVAWPVQYGATGVMTFIVNQDGQLYQKDLGPNTGRTALALKSFDPDPSWSPVQP; encoded by the coding sequence ATGTCCGGTATGCAGGGCGCATGCGCACAAGCCGTGTATCCGACACCGGAAGCGGCAGCCCAGGCGCTGGTGGATGCCCTCGCGGGCGGTGGCCACGCCGCGATCGAGCATGTGCTCGGCCGCGACTATCAGCGGCTCATTCCCGCGCAGGATACCGGTGAAGGCGATGTCTACGATTTTCTCGGCGCGTGGTCTCGAGGCCATCAGATCGTGATGGATCCCGAGCCGGGCGCATCGGGCAAATCCGGTGGATCGGGCAAATCAGGCGCGCGCCGGCAAACCGCGCATCTCGCCGTGGGCACGAGCGGCTGGACGCTGCCGATCCCGCTCCTGAAAACCGCGCATGGCTGGCGCTTCGATCCTGCCGCGGCGCGAAGCGAGATCGCTATCCGCCGCGTTGGCCGCAACGAACGCGCCGCGATGTCGACGTCGCTCGCCTATCTCGGTGCACAGAATGACTATCGCAACCTGACCGGGCACTACGCGCAGCGTCTGCTTAGCGAGCCCGGTCAGCGCGACGGTCTGTATTGGCCCGCGCAGCCGGGCGGCCCGCAGAGCCCGCTGGGTCCGCTCGTCGCAGCGATGCAGCAAAGCACGTCGGCGATTTCCGCTAACGGGTACTACGGCTATCACTACCGGATTCTCACGCGTCAAGGTTCGCACGCGAAGGGCGGGGCGGAGAACTACGTACAGGACGGCGTGATGAAGAAAGGCTGCGCGCTGGTTGCATGGCCAGTGCAATACGGAGCAACGGGCGTCATGACGTTTATCGTCAACCAGGACGGGCAGCTGTATCAGAAGGATCTCGGTCCGAACACCGGGCGCACGGCACTTGCGTTGAAGTCGTTCGACCCGGATCCTTCGTGGTCGCCGGTTCAGCCTTGA